A region from the Lysobacter sp. BMK333-48F3 genome encodes:
- a CDS encoding DUF2235 domain-containing protein: MGGGKHPDGVKTYPADRHDLDSYREASAELARLQSPLLLDSKDPHARLFVAAFDGTGNSMYKDDPKNHTNVANVVQQLEAGLHRNVGYGYVEGPGTQDGWFKSTRDMATGHTFEPRVEQMYRQFAEQSKQWLREDPQARISVAGIGFSRGAEQEAAFARLVHERGIQDPSGAKYRQDGDGNIVGVEYTKPPLVPPGQVAQAVGLFDPVGTGEPRLHDRRLPPSVVSGFQITAEDERRDQFKSTSLLRPGFTEESRFLNVTVGGAHSNIGGSYELNGLSIRSGNLMTDYLNSLSDRPLLAKRVEPDDPSFNVVHRSDKHQFFYTTRDFRDGERDRVDLVASKQQHKDGSVADPYRKEPIDPELDVRFERRGVPIGAAPVRLGALDAGQPIQVQGGQAPGARAQGGDEVERSFERMVEAARNRDNAGFRAATQDYAQSESGQAWLQGGREQYRQQQEQQRQQDQNAQARSAERAPAPEVQPAPAPTQQAAQSPAPPAPRLPGP; encoded by the coding sequence ATGGGCGGTGGAAAGCATCCGGACGGGGTCAAGACCTATCCCGCCGACCGGCACGACCTGGACAGTTACCGCGAGGCCAGCGCCGAACTGGCGCGGCTGCAGTCGCCGTTGCTGCTGGATTCGAAAGACCCGCATGCGCGTTTGTTCGTGGCCGCGTTCGACGGCACCGGCAACAGCATGTACAAGGACGACCCCAAGAACCACACCAACGTCGCCAACGTGGTCCAGCAGCTCGAAGCCGGCCTGCACCGCAACGTCGGCTACGGCTATGTCGAGGGCCCCGGCACCCAGGACGGCTGGTTCAAGAGCACCCGCGACATGGCCACCGGCCATACCTTCGAGCCGCGCGTGGAGCAGATGTACCGCCAGTTCGCCGAGCAGTCCAAGCAATGGCTGCGCGAAGACCCGCAGGCGCGGATCAGCGTCGCCGGGATCGGTTTCAGCCGCGGCGCCGAGCAGGAAGCGGCGTTCGCGCGCCTGGTCCACGAGCGCGGCATCCAGGATCCGAGCGGCGCCAAGTACCGTCAGGACGGCGACGGCAACATCGTCGGCGTCGAATACACCAAGCCGCCGCTGGTGCCGCCGGGCCAGGTGGCGCAGGCGGTAGGGCTGTTCGATCCGGTCGGCACCGGCGAGCCGCGCCTGCACGATCGGCGCCTGCCGCCGTCGGTGGTGTCCGGCTTCCAGATCACCGCCGAGGACGAGCGCCGCGACCAGTTCAAGTCGACCAGCCTGCTGCGGCCCGGCTTCACCGAGGAATCGCGCTTCCTCAACGTCACCGTCGGCGGCGCGCACAGCAACATCGGCGGCAGCTACGAGCTCAACGGCCTGTCGATCCGCAGCGGCAACCTGATGACCGACTACCTCAACAGCCTCAGCGACCGGCCGTTGCTGGCCAAGCGGGTCGAGCCGGACGACCCCTCGTTCAACGTCGTCCATCGTTCGGACAAGCACCAGTTCTTCTACACCACCCGCGACTTCCGCGACGGCGAACGCGACCGGGTCGACCTGGTCGCGAGCAAGCAGCAGCACAAGGACGGTTCGGTGGCCGATCCTTACCGCAAGGAACCGATCGATCCCGAGCTGGACGTGCGTTTCGAGCGTCGCGGAGTGCCGATCGGCGCCGCGCCGGTGCGGCTGGGCGCGCTGGACGCCGGCCAGCCCATTCAAGTGCAAGGCGGCCAGGCTCCGGGCGCTCGCGCGCAGGGCGGCGACGAGGTCGAGCGCAGCTTCGAGCGGATGGTCGAAGCCGCGCGCAACCGCGACAATGCCGGCTTCCGCGCTGCGACCCAGGATTACGCCCAGTCCGAATCCGGCCAGGCCTGGCTGCAGGGCGGCCGCGAGCAGTATCGGCAGCAACAGGAGCAGCAGCGCCAGCAGGATCAGAACGCCCAGGCCCGTAGCGCCGAACGGGCGCCGGCGCCGGAGGTCCAGCCGGCGCCCGCGCCGACCCAGCAAGCCGCGCAGTCTCCGGCGCCGCCCGCGCCGCGCTTGCCGGGGCCGTAG
- a CDS encoding MFS transporter: MNRGRMILAMILTYMVFGILLNSVGTVILQSIQGFGIDKGQASILEAFKDLPIAIVSFLTAALMPRLGYRRAMMLGLALVGAACALMPLLASFWMTKLLFAATGMAFALVKVSVYSSIGLLTEGKQQHASLTSTIEGWFMVGVLAGYWIFAWFIDPQSPGDPVWLRVYWLLAAVCAAIVLLLAGSHLDERAARDGHAAGDSFLDMFRLVAQPLVAVFLASAFLYVLIEQSVGTWLPTFNREILHLPTTMSVQAASIFAVSLALGRLGAGLALRRVPWHWLLMTCVAAMAALVVVALPLAGDARPNPAMTWAHAPLAAYVFPLIGLFMAPIYPAINSVVLSSLPKSRHAAMTGLIVVFSALGGTTGSFITGQLFARIGGGTAFYLSLLPMALLLLAIALLKRQSGRAEAAVAAAA, from the coding sequence ATGAACCGAGGCCGCATGATCCTGGCGATGATCCTCACCTACATGGTGTTCGGGATCCTGCTCAACAGCGTCGGCACGGTGATCCTGCAGTCGATCCAGGGCTTCGGCATCGACAAGGGCCAGGCCAGCATCCTGGAAGCGTTCAAGGACCTGCCGATCGCGATCGTGTCGTTCCTGACCGCGGCGCTGATGCCGCGGCTGGGCTACCGCCGGGCGATGATGCTCGGCCTGGCCCTGGTCGGCGCGGCCTGCGCGCTGATGCCGCTGCTGGCCTCGTTCTGGATGACCAAGCTGCTGTTCGCCGCGACCGGCATGGCCTTCGCCCTGGTCAAGGTCTCGGTGTATTCCTCGATCGGCCTGCTGACCGAGGGCAAGCAACAGCACGCCAGCCTGACCAGCACCATCGAGGGCTGGTTCATGGTCGGCGTGCTCGCCGGCTACTGGATCTTCGCCTGGTTCATCGATCCGCAATCGCCCGGCGATCCGGTCTGGCTGCGGGTGTACTGGCTGCTGGCGGCGGTATGCGCGGCGATCGTGCTGCTGCTGGCCGGCTCGCACCTGGACGAACGCGCCGCGCGCGACGGCCATGCCGCCGGCGACTCCTTCCTCGACATGTTCCGCCTGGTCGCCCAGCCGCTGGTCGCGGTGTTCCTGGCTTCGGCCTTCCTGTACGTGCTGATCGAGCAGAGCGTCGGCACCTGGCTGCCGACCTTCAACCGCGAAATCCTGCACCTGCCGACCACGATGAGCGTGCAGGCGGCGAGCATCTTCGCCGTGTCGCTGGCGCTGGGCCGGCTCGGCGCCGGCCTGGCCCTGCGCCGGGTGCCCTGGCACTGGCTGCTGATGACCTGCGTGGCGGCGATGGCGGCGCTGGTGGTGGTGGCCCTGCCGCTGGCCGGCGACGCGCGGCCGAACCCGGCCATGACCTGGGCGCACGCGCCGCTGGCGGCCTATGTGTTCCCGCTGATCGGCCTGTTCATGGCGCCGATTTATCCGGCGATCAACTCGGTGGTGCTGAGTTCACTGCCGAAGTCGCGGCATGCGGCGATGACCGGCCTGATCGTGGTGTTCTCCGCCCTCGGCGGCACCACCGGCTCGTTCATCACCGGACAATTGTTCGCCCGCATCGGCGGCGGCACCGCGTTCTACTTGTCGCTGCTGCCGATGGCGCTGCTGCTGTTGGCGATCGCCTTGCTCAAGCGGCAGAGCGGGCGCGCCGAAGCCGCGGTCGCGGCGGCGGCTTGA
- a CDS encoding LacI family DNA-binding transcriptional regulator gives MSRPRASQPTRKAGEPLTMADLAELAGVSAITVSRALRDSPLVNPETRARIKQLAEQQGYQFNISARNLRLRRSMTVAVVVEMKPTVERQMSGSYPLDLLGGISQELTSAGYSVLLTSLQGGSLPSVQAADGVILLGQGAHEDAMHEVQRWGRPMVVWGAVSRHETQVVVGSDNLRGGKLAAERFLALGRRRPVFLGDSAHGEFAERLEGFGSTLAEHGIVPLTPQVANFTVSAGAQAVHSLLDEQPQFDALFAASDLLAIGAIRALIERGRRVPEDVSVIGYDDTPLGATYLPPLTSIHQNFVDAGVLLARKILALIEGRPAQSEILPTHLVARVT, from the coding sequence ATGAGCCGACCGCGTGCTTCCCAACCGACCCGCAAGGCCGGCGAGCCCCTGACCATGGCCGATCTGGCCGAACTGGCCGGGGTCTCGGCGATCACTGTCTCGCGCGCCTTGCGCGACAGTCCGCTGGTCAATCCCGAGACCCGTGCCCGGATCAAGCAATTGGCCGAGCAACAGGGCTACCAGTTCAACATCAGCGCGCGCAACCTGCGCCTGCGTCGCAGCATGACCGTGGCGGTGGTGGTGGAAATGAAGCCGACCGTGGAACGGCAGATGTCCGGCTCCTATCCGCTGGACCTGCTCGGCGGCATCAGCCAGGAGCTGACCTCGGCCGGCTACAGCGTGCTGCTGACCTCGCTGCAGGGCGGCTCGCTGCCCAGCGTACAGGCGGCCGACGGAGTGATCCTGCTCGGCCAGGGCGCGCACGAGGACGCCATGCACGAGGTCCAGCGCTGGGGTCGGCCGATGGTGGTGTGGGGCGCGGTCAGCCGCCACGAGACCCAGGTCGTGGTCGGCAGCGACAACCTGCGCGGCGGCAAGCTCGCCGCCGAGCGTTTCCTGGCCCTGGGCCGGCGCCGGCCGGTGTTCCTCGGCGACAGCGCCCACGGCGAGTTCGCCGAACGCCTGGAGGGCTTCGGTTCGACCCTGGCCGAGCACGGGATCGTGCCGCTGACCCCGCAAGTGGCCAATTTCACCGTCAGCGCCGGCGCCCAGGCGGTGCACAGCCTGCTCGACGAGCAGCCGCAGTTCGACGCCCTGTTCGCCGCCAGCGACCTGCTCGCGATCGGCGCGATCCGGGCCCTGATCGAGCGCGGCCGGCGCGTGCCCGAGGACGTGTCGGTGATCGGCTACGACGACACCCCGCTGGGCGCGACCTATCTGCCGCCGTTGACCTCGATCCACCAGAACTTCGTCGACGCCGGGGTGTTGCTGGCTCGCAAGATCCTGGCCTTGATCGAAGGCCGCCCGGCGCAGTCGGAGATCCTGCCGACCCACCTGGTCGCGCGGGTCACCTGA
- a CDS encoding serine hydrolase domain-containing protein — translation MTRHLMACALIACLLAAPARAQAPTDPELRRLAAAIENGLRPSVAKPGVEVPSWTLQQRMAHYKVPGVAIAIVKDGRLAYAAGYGVREAGGADAVDADTLFSVGSVSKMITAATSLRLVAQGRLELDRDVNGYLKSWRIPQAPGIADPKVSLRMLLSHTSGLSVHGFEDYLPGEPLPSLVQTLDGVAPAKNQPIRLQRTPGARSEYSGGGIMVAQQLIEDVAGQPLDAVARGQVFEPLGMRRSTFQDPLQAGRDNIAKAHDRNGALAALPRGWESFPEQAASGLWTSAHDLGAFVGALIRSYRGEGGLLPQSLTIEMMTEVSPGTRGLGPELLGSGRARRFTHNGDNENYHAVIEGYPETGYGFAILTNGKNAKGLRGEIRNAISDALADGVKPLIRPIALELGAPVQAAYAGSYRLDPALPMDVRGALADGFDYPSLQVRVADGTLVVDLPGGPTAASLLPLSPSRFAAPGLNVELEFHRNAHGAVHAVSASVGSARAYYRRETASAASLGRGL, via the coding sequence ATGACCCGCCACCTGATGGCTTGCGCCCTGATCGCCTGCCTGCTCGCCGCTCCGGCCCGCGCGCAAGCGCCCACCGATCCCGAGCTGCGACGGCTGGCGGCGGCGATCGAGAACGGCCTGCGGCCCAGCGTGGCCAAGCCGGGCGTAGAAGTTCCGAGCTGGACCCTGCAGCAGCGCATGGCCCACTACAAAGTGCCCGGCGTCGCCATCGCCATCGTCAAGGACGGACGCCTGGCCTATGCCGCCGGCTATGGCGTGCGCGAAGCCGGCGGCGCCGACGCGGTGGACGCCGACACCCTGTTCTCGGTCGGCTCGGTCAGCAAGATGATCACCGCTGCGACCAGTCTGCGATTGGTGGCGCAAGGCAGGCTCGAACTCGACCGCGACGTCAACGGCTACCTGAAATCCTGGCGCATTCCGCAGGCGCCCGGCATCGCCGATCCCAAGGTCAGTCTGCGCATGCTGCTGTCGCACACCTCCGGCCTCAGCGTGCACGGCTTCGAGGACTATCTTCCCGGCGAGCCCCTGCCCAGCCTGGTGCAGACCCTGGACGGCGTCGCCCCGGCGAAAAACCAGCCGATCCGCTTGCAGCGCACGCCCGGCGCGCGCAGCGAGTACTCCGGCGGCGGCATCATGGTCGCGCAGCAGTTGATCGAAGACGTCGCCGGGCAGCCGCTGGACGCGGTCGCACGCGGCCAGGTGTTCGAGCCGCTGGGCATGCGCCGCAGCACCTTCCAGGATCCGCTGCAGGCAGGTCGCGACAACATCGCCAAGGCTCATGACCGCAACGGCGCGCTTGCCGCTCTGCCGCGCGGCTGGGAGTCGTTTCCCGAGCAGGCCGCCTCGGGCCTGTGGACCAGCGCCCACGACCTGGGCGCCTTCGTCGGCGCGCTGATCCGCAGCTACCGCGGCGAGGGTGGACTGCTGCCGCAGAGCCTCACGATCGAAATGATGACCGAGGTATCGCCGGGCACACGCGGCCTGGGGCCGGAACTGCTCGGCAGCGGCCGCGCGCGCCGGTTCACCCACAACGGCGACAACGAGAACTATCACGCGGTGATCGAGGGCTATCCCGAAACCGGCTACGGCTTCGCCATCCTCACCAACGGCAAGAACGCCAAGGGGCTGCGCGGAGAAATCCGCAACGCCATCTCCGATGCGCTCGCCGACGGGGTCAAGCCCTTGATCCGTCCGATCGCGCTGGAGCTCGGCGCGCCGGTCCAGGCCGCTTACGCCGGCAGCTATCGTCTCGACCCGGCGCTGCCGATGGACGTGCGCGGCGCGCTCGCCGACGGATTCGACTACCCGTCGCTGCAGGTGCGGGTCGCCGACGGCACCCTGGTCGTCGATCTGCCCGGAGGGCCGACCGCGGCGAGCCTGCTGCCGTTGAGCCCGAGCCGGTTCGCAGCTCCGGGCTTGAACGTCGAACTGGAGTTCCATCGCAACGCTCACGGGGCCGTGCACGCGGTCAGCGCGAGCGTCGGCAGCGCGCGCGCCTACTACCGCCGTGAGACCGCGTCCGCCGCTTCGCTCGGCCGCGGCCTGTAG
- the pgmB gene encoding beta-phosphoglucomutase, with translation MTQPQALPSSPDAAADAWLLRQRGFDPARRRRDETLFALANGSLGVRGGFEEADGGSDGSFLASVYEKHPIHYHERFPGFARNTDTRLPVADGQRIAVWLGAQRLEPDRAQWLEFERSLDLRRGRSARRLRLRTAQGQTVQIHAERVLPFDSGHEGVDLLAIRYRVESIDYTGPLSLVSAIECGHQAAEQGDDPRIGVASAEGLKLLSAHADTHGAHVLQSTRRSNLRVVCAQGHRSGAGLDAAQAEVDGDAVRQRYEAQLQPGQSASLEKFVAYLSHNDETGLVQRAQRALEDAAALGFDALAARQAAALARFWGGAELSIDGDAAAEQALRFNLFHLLQSAGRDGINGTAAKGLTGEGYEGHYFWDTEAFMLPVMVYTAPEVARAMLHARYQALEPARRHAREMNHAHGALFPWRTITGGECSAHYPSGSAAYHINAAVAYAIGLYFDATEELDFLLESGAEILFETARIWPQIGHFDARRGGAFCIHEVTGPDEYTALVDNNFYTNRMAQQHLLRAAQVWRLLQEQRPQQAQALAARLRLQPHEAALWQRAGEAMFLHYDQALGVYAQDDTFLSKPRWPFPRREGEHRPLLLDFHPLTLYRHQICKQADVVMALVLAGHDLPADAKRRSYDYYEAVTTHDSTLSASVFGILASEVGHAAQAERFFNDNLRVDLDDLHGNTDHGVHMAALAGTWLGLGAGFAGLRSHEGTLRFAPTLPAGWRGYGFGLRWRGRRLRLRVERDGVEYRLLDGEPLSIEHQGRRLELRVEQPQRAELAAPGGPVRQAFPRPAQALIFDLDGVLTDTAQTHYRAWKRMADEEGLPFDQHVNEQLKGVDRMASLEIILRHAGRVLGAEAKRALAERKNAYYVEAIASVTPADLFPGVAALLQRARARGLKLGLASASRNAAALLERLGIAQRFDYVADSARIARAKPEPDIFLDVAAALGVAPAQCIGIEDAAAGVVAIKRAGMAAVGIGDPASLTDADACLGEIAAFDLDAFVSP, from the coding sequence GTGACCCAGCCCCAAGCCCTGCCGTCCTCCCCCGACGCCGCCGCCGACGCCTGGCTGTTGCGCCAGCGCGGATTCGATCCGGCCCGGCGCCGCCGCGACGAGACCCTGTTCGCGCTCGCCAACGGTTCGCTGGGCGTGCGCGGCGGATTCGAGGAAGCCGACGGCGGCAGCGACGGCAGCTTCCTGGCCTCGGTCTACGAGAAGCACCCGATCCACTATCACGAACGCTTCCCCGGCTTCGCCCGCAATACCGACACCCGCCTGCCGGTCGCCGACGGCCAGCGCATCGCGGTCTGGCTCGGCGCCCAGCGCCTGGAGCCGGATCGGGCGCAATGGCTGGAGTTCGAACGCAGCCTCGACCTGCGCCGCGGCCGCAGCGCGCGCCGCCTGCGCCTGCGCACCGCGCAGGGCCAGACCGTGCAGATCCACGCCGAGCGCGTGCTGCCGTTCGACAGCGGCCACGAGGGCGTCGACCTGCTGGCGATCCGCTACCGGGTCGAATCGATCGACTACACCGGTCCGCTGAGCCTGGTCTCGGCGATCGAATGCGGCCACCAGGCCGCCGAACAGGGCGACGATCCGCGCATCGGCGTGGCTTCCGCGGAAGGCTTGAAGCTGCTCTCGGCGCATGCCGACACGCACGGCGCGCACGTGCTGCAATCGACCCGGCGCAGCAATCTGCGGGTGGTCTGCGCCCAGGGCCACCGCAGCGGCGCCGGACTCGACGCGGCCCAGGCCGAGGTCGACGGCGACGCGGTGCGGCAGCGCTACGAGGCGCAGTTGCAGCCGGGCCAGAGCGCGAGCCTGGAGAAGTTCGTCGCCTACCTCAGCCACAACGACGAAACCGGCCTGGTGCAGCGCGCCCAGCGCGCGCTCGAGGACGCGGCCGCGCTCGGCTTCGACGCCCTCGCCGCGCGCCAGGCCGCGGCGCTGGCGCGGTTCTGGGGCGGTGCCGAGCTGTCGATCGACGGCGACGCGGCGGCCGAGCAGGCGCTGCGCTTCAACCTGTTCCACCTGTTGCAGTCGGCCGGCCGCGACGGCATCAACGGCACCGCCGCCAAGGGCCTGACCGGCGAAGGCTACGAAGGCCATTATTTCTGGGACACCGAAGCCTTCATGCTGCCGGTGATGGTCTACACCGCCCCGGAAGTGGCGCGCGCCATGCTGCACGCGCGCTACCAGGCGCTGGAGCCGGCGCGCCGGCATGCGCGCGAGATGAACCACGCCCACGGCGCGCTGTTCCCCTGGCGCACCATCACCGGCGGCGAATGCTCGGCGCACTACCCCTCGGGCTCGGCCGCGTACCACATCAACGCCGCGGTCGCCTACGCGATCGGGCTGTACTTCGACGCCACCGAAGAACTGGACTTCCTGCTCGAAAGCGGCGCCGAGATCCTGTTCGAGACCGCGCGCATCTGGCCGCAGATCGGCCATTTCGACGCCCGCCGCGGCGGCGCGTTCTGCATCCACGAGGTCACCGGCCCGGACGAGTACACCGCCCTGGTCGACAACAATTTCTACACCAACCGCATGGCCCAGCAGCACCTGCTGCGCGCCGCGCAGGTCTGGCGGCTGCTGCAGGAGCAGCGCCCGCAACAGGCCCAGGCGCTGGCCGCGCGGCTGCGCCTGCAGCCGCACGAGGCGGCGCTGTGGCAACGCGCCGGCGAGGCGATGTTCCTGCACTACGACCAGGCGCTGGGCGTCTACGCCCAGGACGACACCTTCCTGAGCAAGCCGCGCTGGCCGTTCCCGCGCCGCGAAGGCGAGCACCGCCCGCTGTTGCTGGATTTCCATCCGCTGACCCTGTACCGGCACCAGATCTGCAAGCAGGCCGACGTGGTCATGGCCCTGGTCCTGGCCGGCCACGACCTCCCGGCCGACGCCAAACGGCGCAGCTACGACTACTACGAAGCCGTCACCACCCACGACTCGACCCTGTCGGCATCGGTGTTCGGCATCCTCGCCAGCGAAGTCGGCCATGCCGCGCAGGCCGAGCGTTTCTTCAACGACAACCTGCGCGTCGACCTGGACGATCTGCACGGCAACACCGACCACGGCGTGCACATGGCCGCGCTGGCCGGCACCTGGCTCGGCCTGGGCGCCGGTTTCGCCGGCCTACGCAGCCACGAGGGCACGCTGCGCTTCGCCCCCACCCTGCCCGCCGGCTGGCGCGGCTACGGCTTCGGCCTGCGCTGGCGCGGCCGCCGCCTGCGCCTGCGGGTCGAGCGCGACGGGGTCGAATACCGCCTGCTCGACGGCGAGCCGCTGAGCATCGAGCACCAGGGCAGGCGCCTGGAACTGCGCGTCGAGCAGCCGCAGCGCGCCGAGCTGGCCGCGCCCGGCGGCCCGGTGCGGCAGGCCTTCCCGCGCCCCGCGCAGGCGTTGATCTTCGATCTCGACGGCGTCCTCACCGACACCGCCCAGACCCATTACCGGGCCTGGAAGCGCATGGCCGACGAGGAAGGCCTGCCGTTCGACCAGCACGTCAACGAACAACTCAAGGGCGTCGACCGGATGGCGTCGCTGGAAATCATCCTGCGCCATGCCGGGCGGGTGCTCGGCGCCGAGGCCAAGCGCGCGCTGGCCGAGCGCAAGAACGCCTACTACGTCGAAGCGATCGCCTCGGTGACCCCGGCCGACCTGTTCCCCGGCGTCGCCGCGCTGCTGCAACGGGCGCGCGCGCGCGGGCTCAAGCTCGGCCTGGCTTCGGCCAGCCGCAACGCCGCCGCGCTGCTGGAACGGCTCGGCATCGCCCAGCGCTTCGATTACGTCGCCGACTCGGCGCGGATCGCCCGCGCCAAGCCCGAGCCCGACATCTTCCTCGACGTCGCCGCCGCGCTCGGCGTGGCGCCGGCGCAATGCATCGGCATCGAGGATGCCGCCGCCGGCGTGGTCGCGATCAAGCGCGCCGGCATGGCCGCGGTCGGCATCGGCGACCCGGCCAGCCTGACCGACGCCGACGCCTGTCTCGGCGAGATCGCCGCCTTCGACCTGGACGCCTTCGTTTCGCCCTGA
- a CDS encoding TonB-dependent receptor, giving the protein MQRASSKQARLIRYALSAAIAAALAPGAVLAQEPAAPAPTAQEPAPAAPAAASDSKEAATTLDAIVVSGTARFKGLRKRDASFSITTASLEQIQEAVPLSTADALKVVPGVWAESAGGSTGANIFVRGMPSEGDAPFVTVQMDGAPLYPPPTLSFLENSTLFRMDDTVERMEVLRGGPSPIFSNGQPGATVNFIQKKGGEEPAGSVRIGLGSDNFRRVDLFNSGKLGEGWYYSVGGFYRVTDGVRDTQFPADKGGQLSATLTHSWDSGEVTVYARHTDDKNAFFTPIPLLSRNNGSSLSSFPGLDAQTGTLLGNDFRHVEIPTGRGTSIRRDLAEGRGINLDVFGASMDFYAGDWTISDRVNYVSGSAPTNGLFTGASPKRMADYIAGFNSAGTATYVNGGGAVDPNQQVLTAGFWVVDKELESFTNDLRFSRDLFEGNTFTAGVYYARYSSKDTWYLGNNMLLTAQNNARRINLTLADGRQVTRDGFVGTSFFSLRGDYDGQNTAVFLADEWQINDRLRLDGGVRYEWQQVDGTVHDVATVDLDGNPNTLYDNATSISLPSSRRIDQDDHHFSWTLGLNYKLNDTSSVFARANSGYKLPAFDNLRDGNTKIQEIDQYELGFKSGNNVYDLYLTAFYNKFTNSPFQAFLDDGTNFTTVGDSRAYGVEVEGAVRPIGGLELALTGIWLDAQYENYREFTGNQVMRQPKQQFRFTPSYFWNLPFGDLKIFATYSHIGDRYADLANTQKLPSYDTLDVGANLHVGENWEFAFTGSNVTNELGLTEGNVRVPGAATGGVFMGRPLAGRSYLFSAAYRW; this is encoded by the coding sequence ATGCAACGCGCATCGTCCAAGCAAGCTCGCCTGATCCGTTACGCCCTGTCCGCGGCGATCGCCGCCGCCCTGGCGCCGGGCGCCGTCCTGGCCCAGGAGCCGGCCGCGCCGGCGCCCACCGCGCAGGAACCCGCGCCGGCGGCGCCCGCCGCAGCGTCCGACAGCAAGGAAGCGGCCACCACCCTCGACGCGATCGTGGTCAGCGGCACCGCGCGCTTCAAGGGCCTGCGCAAGCGCGACGCCAGCTTCTCGATCACCACCGCCTCGCTGGAGCAGATCCAGGAAGCGGTGCCGCTGAGCACCGCCGACGCGCTCAAGGTCGTGCCCGGCGTGTGGGCCGAATCGGCCGGCGGCAGCACCGGCGCCAACATCTTCGTCCGCGGCATGCCTTCGGAAGGCGATGCCCCGTTCGTGACCGTGCAGATGGACGGCGCGCCGCTGTACCCGCCGCCGACCCTGTCGTTCCTGGAGAACTCGACCCTGTTCCGGATGGACGACACGGTCGAACGGATGGAAGTGCTGCGCGGCGGCCCGAGCCCGATCTTCTCCAACGGCCAGCCCGGCGCGACGGTCAACTTCATCCAGAAGAAGGGCGGCGAAGAACCCGCCGGCAGCGTCCGCATCGGCCTGGGCAGCGACAACTTCCGCCGGGTCGACCTGTTCAACAGCGGCAAGCTCGGCGAAGGCTGGTACTACAGCGTCGGCGGCTTCTACCGGGTCACCGACGGCGTGCGCGACACCCAGTTCCCGGCCGACAAGGGCGGCCAGCTCAGCGCCACCCTGACCCACAGCTGGGACAGCGGCGAGGTCACCGTCTACGCCCGCCACACCGACGACAAGAACGCCTTCTTCACCCCGATCCCGCTGTTGTCGCGCAACAACGGCAGCAGCCTGTCGAGCTTCCCCGGCCTGGACGCGCAGACCGGCACCCTGCTCGGCAACGACTTCCGCCACGTCGAGATCCCGACCGGCCGCGGCACCAGCATCCGCCGCGACCTGGCCGAAGGCCGCGGCATCAACCTCGACGTGTTCGGCGCCTCGATGGACTTCTACGCCGGCGACTGGACCATCAGCGACCGGGTCAACTACGTCAGCGGCAGCGCCCCGACCAACGGCCTGTTCACCGGCGCCAGCCCCAAGCGCATGGCCGACTACATCGCCGGCTTCAACAGCGCCGGCACCGCCACCTACGTCAACGGCGGCGGCGCGGTCGACCCCAACCAGCAGGTGCTGACCGCCGGCTTCTGGGTGGTCGACAAGGAACTCGAATCCTTCACCAACGACCTGCGCTTCAGCCGCGACCTGTTCGAGGGCAACACCTTCACCGCCGGCGTCTACTACGCGCGCTACTCGTCCAAGGACACCTGGTACCTCGGCAACAACATGCTGCTGACCGCGCAGAACAACGCGCGCCGGATCAACCTGACCCTGGCCGACGGCCGCCAGGTCACCCGCGACGGTTTCGTCGGCACCTCGTTCTTCTCCCTGCGCGGCGACTACGACGGCCAGAACACCGCGGTGTTCCTCGCCGACGAATGGCAGATCAACGACCGCCTGCGTCTGGACGGCGGCGTGCGCTACGAGTGGCAGCAGGTCGACGGCACCGTGCACGACGTGGCCACGGTCGACCTGGACGGCAACCCGAACACCCTCTACGACAACGCCACCTCGATCTCGCTGCCGAGCAGCCGCCGGATCGACCAGGACGACCACCACTTCTCCTGGACCCTGGGCCTGAACTACAAGCTCAACGACACCAGCAGCGTGTTCGCCCGCGCCAACTCGGGCTACAAGCTGCCGGCGTTCGACAACCTGCGCGACGGCAACACCAAGATCCAGGAAATCGACCAGTACGAGCTCGGCTTCAAGTCCGGCAACAACGTCTACGACCTGTACCTGACCGCGTTCTACAACAAGTTCACCAACTCGCCGTTCCAGGCCTTCCTCGACGACGGCACCAACTTCACCACCGTCGGCGACTCGCGCGCCTACGGCGTGGAAGTGGAAGGCGCGGTGCGGCCGATCGGCGGCCTGGAGCTGGCCCTGACCGGGATCTGGCTGGACGCGCAGTACGAGAACTACCGCGAGTTCACCGGCAACCAGGTGATGCGCCAGCCCAAGCAGCAGTTCCGCTTCACCCCCAGCTATTTCTGGAACCTGCCGTTCGGCGACCTGAAGATCTTCGCCACCTACTCGCACATCGGCGACCGCTACGCCGACCTGGCCAACACCCAGAAGCTGCCGTCCTACGACACCCTGGACGTGGGCGCCAACCTGCACGTCGGCGAGAACTGGGAGTTCGCCTTCACCGGCAGCAACGTCACCAACGAGCTGGGCCTGACCGAAGGCAACGTGCGCGTGCCCGGCGCGGCCACCGGCGGCGTGTTCATGGGCCGTCCGCTGGCCGGGCGTTCCTACCTGTTCTCGGCCGCCTACCGCTGGTGA